The Maniola jurtina chromosome 1, ilManJurt1.1, whole genome shotgun sequence genome has a window encoding:
- the LOC123869206 gene encoding uncharacterized protein LOC123869206 isoform X1, translating to MPPKPKESATTKKPTAQVVRPSISNSSLNYIPDDALEGFQERIETGINWTLIEEAARYHREKSMKENIPVLTFSEALQKKIQKSILHGFLDEESTLTLQEQWETLLPMSIWDNEKCSTDEGKICFNNINSLTDDVIGLIKRAVQHDDREVLKRDLKMVTVLRVNDSEMTELDDGLKDYQNLATVNLCGNFISDVDASVLPEGLRMLELKANRINYVSFAEHLPHNLIYLGLSRNFLINDSVAELARLPFNISVLDLSDNDICDLELVLAALSALPSLVALQLAGNPCSVSTAYARTTLMRLPGLQWLDCREVLSADKQKTSFEPNPDDLRSAYFNFTVIRIMGALQPPKAEKGAVTAFHVELELPLLDSTRRKFLMYRHNESLVELLPPPEDDGWPSPNSFIIPSNRALVDAEASSHDSDIYSHLQPKNSREIINFKIFESNRVQWNKVMNFQEPTVRIFCPNLTALRDTFRSVITLRFIFTMTITGKQSKPVKSSQSLKPPGEQRLTLATIKCGLRQPDWSQPAQHFHWDDSLGTDEAIHWGDGDLSVLQYTQQAVKTIKGKSDIDPGSTRQSIPENLTCHFGFGIETLK from the exons atgcCGCCGAAGCCAAAAGAGTCAGCCACCACCAAAAAGCCTACAGCGCAAGTAGTAAGGCCAAGTATCAGCAATTCTAGCCTAAATTATATTCCAGACGACGCTTTAGAAG GTTTTCAAGAGCGCATAGAAACCGGTATTAACTGGACGTTAATAGAAGAAGCTGCTCGATACCATAGGGAGAAGAGTATGAAGGAAAATATTCCGGTATTGACCTTTTCCGAAGCACTACAAAAGAAGATTCAAAAGAGCATATTACACGGATTTCTAGATGAAGAATCCACATTGACTTTACAAGAACAATGGGAAACACTTCTTCCAATGTCAATTTGGGATAATGAGAAATGTTCAACTGACGAAGGAAAAATTTGCTTCAATAATATTAACTCTTTAACTGACGATGTGATTGGATTAATAAAGCGAGCGGTGCAGCATGATGATCGGGAAGTACTTAAAAGGGATTTAAAAATGGTGACCGTGTTGAGGGTGAACGACTCTGAG ATGACAGAACTTGATGATGGGTTGAAGGATTACCAAAATCTGGCAACTGTGAATCTTTGTGGTAACTTTATTTCGGACGTAGACGCAAGTGTCCTTCCAGAAGGATTAAGAATGCTGGAATTGAAGGCTAATCGCATTAACTACGTATCATTTGCCGAACATTTGCCtcataatttgatttatttgGGGCTTAGTCGGAATTTTCTGATTAATG ATAGTGTCGCAGAGCTTGCTAGGTTACCATTTAATATTTCTGTTCTGGATCTATCGGACAACGACATCTGTGATCTGGAGCTGGTACTAGCAGCTTTATCTGCGCTGCCGAGTCTGGTTGCGCTACAACTCGCGGGAAATCCATGCTCA GTTTCTACAGCATACGCGCGTACCACCTTGATGCGTCTGCCTGGTCTCCAGTGGTTGGACTGTCGAGAAGTTCTCTCCGCGGACAAACAGAAGACTTCCTTTGAGCCTAATCCAGATGACTTGCGCTCGGCGTATTTCAATTTTACTGTCATCCGAATTATGGGTGCTCTGCAACCGCCTAAGGCTGAAAAG GGAGCTGTAACGGCATTTCACGTCGAATTAGAACTGCCTCTATTAGATTCGACAAGAAGAAAGTTCCTCATGTACCGTCACAATGAATCACTTGTAGAACTGCTGCCGCCGCCCGAAGACGATGGGTGGCCATCGCCAAATTCCTTCATCATCCCTAGCAACAGAGCTCTTGTAG ATGCCGAAGCGTCATCTCATGATTCTGACATATACAGTCACTTGCAGCCGAAGAACTCCCGTGAAATTATTAACTTCAAGATATTTGAGAGCAATCGAgtccagtggaacaaagtgatGAATTTCCAAGAGCCAACCGTTAGAATATTCTGTCCGAACCTCACCGCTTTGAGGGACACCTTTCGCTCCGTTATTACTCTTAGATTTATATTTACTATG ACTATAACTGGAAAACAAAGCAAGCCCGTCAAAAGCAGCCAGTCTCTGAAACCACCGGGAGAGCAACGTTTGACTCTAGCCACGATCAAATGTGGCCTCAGACAACCGGACTGGAGTCAACCAGCACAGCACTTTCATTGGGACGACTCGCTGGGCACTGATGAAGCTATTCACTGGGGAGATGGCGATCTGTCT GTTTTGCAATACACACAGCAAGCAGTGAAGACGATCAAAGGGAAATCCGACATCGATCCAGGATCCACAAGGCAATCAATACCCGAAAACTTAACTTGCCACTTTGGATTTGGAATAGAAACTTTGAAATAG
- the LOC123869206 gene encoding uncharacterized protein LOC123869206 isoform X2 produces the protein MPPKPKESATTKKPTAQVVRPSISNSSLNYIPDDALEALQKKIQKSILHGFLDEESTLTLQEQWETLLPMSIWDNEKCSTDEGKICFNNINSLTDDVIGLIKRAVQHDDREVLKRDLKMVTVLRVNDSEMTELDDGLKDYQNLATVNLCGNFISDVDASVLPEGLRMLELKANRINYVSFAEHLPHNLIYLGLSRNFLINDSVAELARLPFNISVLDLSDNDICDLELVLAALSALPSLVALQLAGNPCSVSTAYARTTLMRLPGLQWLDCREVLSADKQKTSFEPNPDDLRSAYFNFTVIRIMGALQPPKAEKGAVTAFHVELELPLLDSTRRKFLMYRHNESLVELLPPPEDDGWPSPNSFIIPSNRALVDAEASSHDSDIYSHLQPKNSREIINFKIFESNRVQWNKVMNFQEPTVRIFCPNLTALRDTFRSVITLRFIFTMTITGKQSKPVKSSQSLKPPGEQRLTLATIKCGLRQPDWSQPAQHFHWDDSLGTDEAIHWGDGDLSVLQYTQQAVKTIKGKSDIDPGSTRQSIPENLTCHFGFGIETLK, from the exons atgcCGCCGAAGCCAAAAGAGTCAGCCACCACCAAAAAGCCTACAGCGCAAGTAGTAAGGCCAAGTATCAGCAATTCTAGCCTAAATTATATTCCAGACGACGCTTTAGAAG CACTACAAAAGAAGATTCAAAAGAGCATATTACACGGATTTCTAGATGAAGAATCCACATTGACTTTACAAGAACAATGGGAAACACTTCTTCCAATGTCAATTTGGGATAATGAGAAATGTTCAACTGACGAAGGAAAAATTTGCTTCAATAATATTAACTCTTTAACTGACGATGTGATTGGATTAATAAAGCGAGCGGTGCAGCATGATGATCGGGAAGTACTTAAAAGGGATTTAAAAATGGTGACCGTGTTGAGGGTGAACGACTCTGAG ATGACAGAACTTGATGATGGGTTGAAGGATTACCAAAATCTGGCAACTGTGAATCTTTGTGGTAACTTTATTTCGGACGTAGACGCAAGTGTCCTTCCAGAAGGATTAAGAATGCTGGAATTGAAGGCTAATCGCATTAACTACGTATCATTTGCCGAACATTTGCCtcataatttgatttatttgGGGCTTAGTCGGAATTTTCTGATTAATG ATAGTGTCGCAGAGCTTGCTAGGTTACCATTTAATATTTCTGTTCTGGATCTATCGGACAACGACATCTGTGATCTGGAGCTGGTACTAGCAGCTTTATCTGCGCTGCCGAGTCTGGTTGCGCTACAACTCGCGGGAAATCCATGCTCA GTTTCTACAGCATACGCGCGTACCACCTTGATGCGTCTGCCTGGTCTCCAGTGGTTGGACTGTCGAGAAGTTCTCTCCGCGGACAAACAGAAGACTTCCTTTGAGCCTAATCCAGATGACTTGCGCTCGGCGTATTTCAATTTTACTGTCATCCGAATTATGGGTGCTCTGCAACCGCCTAAGGCTGAAAAG GGAGCTGTAACGGCATTTCACGTCGAATTAGAACTGCCTCTATTAGATTCGACAAGAAGAAAGTTCCTCATGTACCGTCACAATGAATCACTTGTAGAACTGCTGCCGCCGCCCGAAGACGATGGGTGGCCATCGCCAAATTCCTTCATCATCCCTAGCAACAGAGCTCTTGTAG ATGCCGAAGCGTCATCTCATGATTCTGACATATACAGTCACTTGCAGCCGAAGAACTCCCGTGAAATTATTAACTTCAAGATATTTGAGAGCAATCGAgtccagtggaacaaagtgatGAATTTCCAAGAGCCAACCGTTAGAATATTCTGTCCGAACCTCACCGCTTTGAGGGACACCTTTCGCTCCGTTATTACTCTTAGATTTATATTTACTATG ACTATAACTGGAAAACAAAGCAAGCCCGTCAAAAGCAGCCAGTCTCTGAAACCACCGGGAGAGCAACGTTTGACTCTAGCCACGATCAAATGTGGCCTCAGACAACCGGACTGGAGTCAACCAGCACAGCACTTTCATTGGGACGACTCGCTGGGCACTGATGAAGCTATTCACTGGGGAGATGGCGATCTGTCT GTTTTGCAATACACACAGCAAGCAGTGAAGACGATCAAAGGGAAATCCGACATCGATCCAGGATCCACAAGGCAATCAATACCCGAAAACTTAACTTGCCACTTTGGATTTGGAATAGAAACTTTGAAATAG
- the LOC123868909 gene encoding sodium-coupled monocarboxylate transporter 1-like isoform X1 has product MRRIYHTTSSGIHVFLETKYLSEQITRMSFTMKEGGFGVGDYVAFGVLCASSCAGGVWYSAVGSRSKAVVDIKDYLLGGKAMSTFPVAMSLIASYVSGVTILGTPAEIYNYGTQYWLVIVGVTLSCVVVATVYLPVFCTLRLSSSYEYLELRFNRHVRAVASVLFLLDEVLFLPMVVYVPALAFNQLTGFNVFAVGGVMVVICGLYTVLGGLRAVVWTDSVQTGVMFIGVLLVAAAGTLAVGGVDAVLGIARESGRLELSNWSFSPYERQTGWGSVVGGFLYWTCFNSVNQTMVQRYIALPSKKEAVTALAIFCIGAILAISLCVWCGLTAWGAWVLGGCDPAGVPLVDDRLLPAFVTYVAKVQHLPGLAGVFLAGVFGAGLSSLSAVLNACALVAVEDIMRGWLRLRLKPLTEGILARSVTAALAVISVVMLVVIEKLGGVLGVATALSAIAASATCGIFTLGMACWWVGPRGAIAGAIAGALLAGTVSLGTQAAAAAGLRAPPLNMTMECARNSTFIPTSDFDPNTVFPLFRVSYHWIAPLGLLATLTVGAIVGWFFDKRDETKMDSELFTPIVWRLLPAEAHSNCGMVRRSINTKDVDCPTAPCAPLILGQATDKIEMNGETSR; this is encoded by the exons ATGCGAAGAATTTATCACACAACTTCTTCCGGGATACACGTTTTtcttgaaacaaaatatttaagcgAACAG ATTAC CAGGATGTCGTTTACAATGAAAGAAGGTGGTTTCGGCGTGGGAGATTATGTAGCGTTCGGGGTCCTATGCGCGTCGTCCTGCGCCGGTGGAGTTTGGTACAGCGCTGTTGGTTCTCGGAGTAAAGCCGTGGTGGACATCAAAGACTATTTACTGGGCGGAAAGGCGATGTCTACTTTTCCAGTCGCCATGTCATTAATAGCCAG TTACGTGTCAGGAGTAACGATTCTTGGAACGCCTGCTGAGATCTACAACTACGGTACGCAGTACTGGCTGGTGATCGTCGGAGTCACGTTAAGCTGTGTGGTGGTGGCCACTGTATATCTGCCAGTGTTCTGCACCTTAAGGCTTTCGTCGTCGTATGAG TACCTCGAACTCCGATTTAACCGCCACGTCCGTGCCGTTGCGTCAGTTTTGTTCCTTTTAGACGAG GTTTTGTTCCTGCCTATGGTTGTGTATGTTCCTGCACTAGCATTTAATCAAT taacGGGTTTTAATGTTTTCGCTGTGGGTGGTGTTATGGTTGTGATATGCGGACTGTATACAGTATTA GGTGGTCTCCGCGCCGTGGTGTGGACGGACTCCGTGCAGACTGGTGTGATGTTTATAGGAGTATTGTTGGTGGCAGCGGCGGGCACGCTTGCCGTCGGCGGCGTGGACGCAGTTCTTGGTATCGCAAGAGAATCCGGCCGGCTTGAACTATCTAA TTGGAGCTTTTCACCATACGAACGACAGACGGGATGGGGTTCCGTGGTCGGAGGATTCCTGTACTGGACCTGTTTTAACTCTGTCAATCAGACGATGGTCCAGCGATATATTGCTCTTCCCTCTAAAAAAGAAGCTGTTAC CGCGCTGGCCATATTCTGTATCGGTGCAATCCTGGCCATTTCCCTATGCGTGTGGTGCGGTTTGACAGCATGGGGCGCCTGGGTGCTGGGAGGCTGCGACCCTGCAGGCGTGCCTCTCGTCGACGACCGTCTACTGCCTGCTTTCGTCACCTACGTGGCCAAGGTACAACATCTGCCGGGTCTTGCTGGAGTGTTCCTTGCTGGAGTCTTTGGTGCAGGATTAAG TTCCCTGTCAGCAGTATTGAACGCATGTGCGTTGGTTGCCGTTGAGGATATAATGCGTGGCTGGTTGCGATTGCGTTTGAAGCCGTTGACGGAAGGCATCCTGGCACGATCCGTCACAGCAGCCTTGGCTGTAATCTCCGTGGTAATGCTGGTCGTCATTGAGAAGCTCGGAGGTGTTCTTG gtGTGGCAACTGCTCTGTCAGCGATCGCTGCGAGTGCCACGTGCGGCATCTTCACCCTGGGGATGGCGTGCTGGTGGGTAGGACCACGAGGTGCCATCGCGGGGGCCATAGCGGGGGCTCTGTTAGCCGGGACCGTGTCTTTGGGCACCCAGGCTGCTGCCGCTGCTGGCTTGCGAGCTCCTCCGCTGAACATGACCATGGAGTGTGCTCGTAACTCCACATTTATCCCCACTAGTGATTTC GACCCGAACACAGTATTCCCCCTCTTCCGAGTCTCATACCACTGGATTGCACCACTCGGTCTCCTCGCAACTTTGACTGTTGGTGCTATAGTCGGATGGTTCTTTGACAAAAGAGATGAAACTAAGATGGATTCAGAACTATTCACTCCGATTGTATGGAGGCTTTTGCCTGCCGAAGCCCATAGCAACTGCGGGATGGTCAGAAGAAGTATTAATACTAAAGATGTGGACTGTCCTACCGCACCTTGCGCCCCGCTTATTCTTGGCCAAGCGACGGATAAG ATTGAAATGAACGGGGAGACGAGCAGGTGA
- the LOC123868909 gene encoding sodium-coupled monocarboxylate transporter 1-like isoform X2 — protein sequence MSFTMKEGGFGVGDYVAFGVLCASSCAGGVWYSAVGSRSKAVVDIKDYLLGGKAMSTFPVAMSLIASYVSGVTILGTPAEIYNYGTQYWLVIVGVTLSCVVVATVYLPVFCTLRLSSSYEYLELRFNRHVRAVASVLFLLDEVLFLPMVVYVPALAFNQLTGFNVFAVGGVMVVICGLYTVLGGLRAVVWTDSVQTGVMFIGVLLVAAAGTLAVGGVDAVLGIARESGRLELSNWSFSPYERQTGWGSVVGGFLYWTCFNSVNQTMVQRYIALPSKKEAVTALAIFCIGAILAISLCVWCGLTAWGAWVLGGCDPAGVPLVDDRLLPAFVTYVAKVQHLPGLAGVFLAGVFGAGLSSLSAVLNACALVAVEDIMRGWLRLRLKPLTEGILARSVTAALAVISVVMLVVIEKLGGVLGVATALSAIAASATCGIFTLGMACWWVGPRGAIAGAIAGALLAGTVSLGTQAAAAAGLRAPPLNMTMECARNSTFIPTSDFDPNTVFPLFRVSYHWIAPLGLLATLTVGAIVGWFFDKRDETKMDSELFTPIVWRLLPAEAHSNCGMVRRSINTKDVDCPTAPCAPLILGQATDKIEMNGETSR from the exons ATGTCGTTTACAATGAAAGAAGGTGGTTTCGGCGTGGGAGATTATGTAGCGTTCGGGGTCCTATGCGCGTCGTCCTGCGCCGGTGGAGTTTGGTACAGCGCTGTTGGTTCTCGGAGTAAAGCCGTGGTGGACATCAAAGACTATTTACTGGGCGGAAAGGCGATGTCTACTTTTCCAGTCGCCATGTCATTAATAGCCAG TTACGTGTCAGGAGTAACGATTCTTGGAACGCCTGCTGAGATCTACAACTACGGTACGCAGTACTGGCTGGTGATCGTCGGAGTCACGTTAAGCTGTGTGGTGGTGGCCACTGTATATCTGCCAGTGTTCTGCACCTTAAGGCTTTCGTCGTCGTATGAG TACCTCGAACTCCGATTTAACCGCCACGTCCGTGCCGTTGCGTCAGTTTTGTTCCTTTTAGACGAG GTTTTGTTCCTGCCTATGGTTGTGTATGTTCCTGCACTAGCATTTAATCAAT taacGGGTTTTAATGTTTTCGCTGTGGGTGGTGTTATGGTTGTGATATGCGGACTGTATACAGTATTA GGTGGTCTCCGCGCCGTGGTGTGGACGGACTCCGTGCAGACTGGTGTGATGTTTATAGGAGTATTGTTGGTGGCAGCGGCGGGCACGCTTGCCGTCGGCGGCGTGGACGCAGTTCTTGGTATCGCAAGAGAATCCGGCCGGCTTGAACTATCTAA TTGGAGCTTTTCACCATACGAACGACAGACGGGATGGGGTTCCGTGGTCGGAGGATTCCTGTACTGGACCTGTTTTAACTCTGTCAATCAGACGATGGTCCAGCGATATATTGCTCTTCCCTCTAAAAAAGAAGCTGTTAC CGCGCTGGCCATATTCTGTATCGGTGCAATCCTGGCCATTTCCCTATGCGTGTGGTGCGGTTTGACAGCATGGGGCGCCTGGGTGCTGGGAGGCTGCGACCCTGCAGGCGTGCCTCTCGTCGACGACCGTCTACTGCCTGCTTTCGTCACCTACGTGGCCAAGGTACAACATCTGCCGGGTCTTGCTGGAGTGTTCCTTGCTGGAGTCTTTGGTGCAGGATTAAG TTCCCTGTCAGCAGTATTGAACGCATGTGCGTTGGTTGCCGTTGAGGATATAATGCGTGGCTGGTTGCGATTGCGTTTGAAGCCGTTGACGGAAGGCATCCTGGCACGATCCGTCACAGCAGCCTTGGCTGTAATCTCCGTGGTAATGCTGGTCGTCATTGAGAAGCTCGGAGGTGTTCTTG gtGTGGCAACTGCTCTGTCAGCGATCGCTGCGAGTGCCACGTGCGGCATCTTCACCCTGGGGATGGCGTGCTGGTGGGTAGGACCACGAGGTGCCATCGCGGGGGCCATAGCGGGGGCTCTGTTAGCCGGGACCGTGTCTTTGGGCACCCAGGCTGCTGCCGCTGCTGGCTTGCGAGCTCCTCCGCTGAACATGACCATGGAGTGTGCTCGTAACTCCACATTTATCCCCACTAGTGATTTC GACCCGAACACAGTATTCCCCCTCTTCCGAGTCTCATACCACTGGATTGCACCACTCGGTCTCCTCGCAACTTTGACTGTTGGTGCTATAGTCGGATGGTTCTTTGACAAAAGAGATGAAACTAAGATGGATTCAGAACTATTCACTCCGATTGTATGGAGGCTTTTGCCTGCCGAAGCCCATAGCAACTGCGGGATGGTCAGAAGAAGTATTAATACTAAAGATGTGGACTGTCCTACCGCACCTTGCGCCCCGCTTATTCTTGGCCAAGCGACGGATAAG ATTGAAATGAACGGGGAGACGAGCAGGTGA